From the Terriglobia bacterium genome, one window contains:
- a CDS encoding acyl-CoA dehydrogenase: MKENISARPPVTSFSEEEALFRSTVRDFAEARLKPLARKMDEEGAFQRDLLKEFFELGIMGIEIPEEYGGAGGSFFMAVLAVEELSRVDPSIGVIVDVQNTLVNNVFLRWATEAQRKKYFPQLAKGSVGAYALSEATSGSDAFALTTRAEERPDHFILNGRKLWITNAKEADVFILFANANPAAGYKGITAFIIEKGFPGFSVGKKEDKLGIRASSTCELLLDDCIVPKENVLGKVGIGYKIAIETLNEGRIGIGAQMTGLAQGAYEAALAYTKERNAFGKAISQFQAVQFQLAEMAIDIECSRTLTYNTARMRDAGIPFVKEAAMAKYFSSMMAERVTSMAVQLYGGYGYTKDYPVEKFYRDAKIGQIYEGTSNMQLQTIAKLAMSE; this comes from the coding sequence ATGAAGGAAAATATTTCAGCTCGGCCGCCAGTGACCTCGTTTTCAGAGGAGGAGGCGCTGTTCCGCTCCACGGTGAGAGACTTTGCGGAAGCCCGCCTGAAGCCTTTGGCCAGAAAGATGGACGAGGAAGGGGCATTCCAAAGGGACCTGCTGAAAGAGTTCTTTGAGCTTGGAATCATGGGAATTGAGATTCCCGAAGAATATGGCGGCGCCGGTGGGTCCTTCTTCATGGCGGTCCTGGCGGTGGAAGAGCTGTCTCGAGTGGATCCGTCCATCGGAGTCATTGTTGATGTTCAGAACACCCTGGTGAATAACGTTTTTTTGCGCTGGGCCACCGAGGCCCAAAGGAAGAAATACTTTCCGCAGTTGGCCAAAGGGAGTGTTGGCGCGTATGCCCTGAGTGAAGCCACTTCAGGCAGCGATGCGTTTGCCCTCACCACGAGGGCCGAGGAACGTCCCGACCATTTCATCCTCAATGGGCGGAAGCTTTGGATTACCAATGCCAAGGAGGCCGATGTCTTCATCCTCTTTGCCAATGCGAATCCCGCCGCCGGCTACAAAGGGATCACTGCTTTTATCATTGAAAAGGGTTTCCCGGGATTTTCCGTGGGGAAGAAAGAGGACAAGCTGGGTATTCGGGCCTCGTCGACGTGCGAGTTGTTGCTCGACGACTGCATCGTTCCCAAGGAAAACGTGTTGGGCAAGGTGGGCATCGGCTACAAGATAGCCATCGAGACCTTGAATGAAGGGCGGATTGGAATTGGTGCGCAGATGACCGGGTTGGCCCAGGGAGCGTATGAGGCCGCATTGGCGTACACCAAGGAGCGCAACGCCTTCGGAAAGGCGATCTCACAATTCCAGGCTGTCCAGTTTCAGTTGGCCGAAATGGCGATCGACATCGAGTGTTCCCGCACCCTGACCTATAACACGGCCCGGATGCGCGACGCAGGCATCCCCTTCGTGAAAGAAGCCGCGATGGCGAAGTATTTTTCTTCGATGATGGCCGAGCGGGTCACCTCGATGGCTGTTCAACTCTATGGAGGGTACGGATACACGAAGGATTACCCGGTTGAAAAATTCTATCGCGACGCCAAGATTGGACAGATTTACGAGGGAACCTCCAACATGCAACTTCAGACCATAGCGAAGCTGGCGATGAGCGAATAA
- a CDS encoding thioredoxin family protein yields the protein MSMLGEKERGIVSEQFQKLESPVKLIHFTQGLMCDTCPETQRLLEEVASLSDKITLEVHNYAIEGDLAAQYRVARVPATVVQTEKDFGIRLYGMPSGYEFVSLLNAILAVSRSTTDLTEESRIQLQSITAPTHIQVFVTPT from the coding sequence ATGTCGATGTTAGGTGAGAAGGAACGGGGAATCGTAAGCGAGCAATTTCAAAAGCTCGAGAGCCCTGTGAAGTTGATTCATTTTACCCAGGGCTTGATGTGTGATACATGCCCCGAGACCCAGCGGCTCCTTGAAGAAGTAGCATCGCTGTCCGACAAAATCACCCTTGAAGTGCATAACTATGCGATTGAAGGAGATTTGGCGGCGCAGTATCGGGTGGCCCGTGTCCCTGCGACCGTAGTTCAGACGGAGAAGGATTTTGGAATCCGGCTCTACGGGATGCCTTCGGGTTACGAATTCGTCTCGCTACTGAATGCTATCCTGGCCGTATCTCGCTCCACAACCGATTTGACAGAGGAATCCAGGATCCAGCTCCAGTCCATTACCGCTCCCACGCACATTCAGGTGTTTGTTACGCCCACTTGA
- a CDS encoding SurA N-terminal domain-containing protein — protein MNRLKWQFILAALVAVLMILIPACNRKSSPGRGVLATVNGKEISENEVDRVYQRSIKGQTVQYSEDQINSLKLNILTSLVNDQILLERAAKLGLNATDTEVENRLTELKSRSTEEEFQKSLKDQDYTMDELKHDLQKKITIDKLKNKEITAKISITDAQIADYYQKNKANFNFPPGYRFAHILIANAPDEGKLKELSQAVLSRIRSGEEFTTVAQQRSDDSTPNSPGGQITFVSDADLAKTDPAFKAAMTALKVGETSDLIRTKQGYLIIKLFEIEKGGQHDLSDPRVTTSVRNDLFEQKDRLLTDAFIEDTRDEAKITNYFAKRILENASKTSAPSPAK, from the coding sequence GTGAATCGATTAAAGTGGCAATTCATTTTGGCGGCCTTGGTCGCTGTCCTAATGATATTAATTCCTGCGTGCAATCGAAAGAGCAGTCCGGGCCGGGGAGTGCTGGCCACGGTTAATGGAAAGGAAATCAGCGAGAACGAAGTCGATCGCGTGTATCAACGGAGCATCAAAGGCCAGACGGTCCAATACTCTGAAGATCAGATCAACAGTCTCAAACTGAATATCCTGACAAGTCTGGTCAATGACCAGATCCTCCTGGAGCGGGCCGCCAAGTTGGGGTTGAACGCCACGGATACCGAGGTTGAAAACCGCCTGACCGAGCTCAAAAGCAGGAGTACCGAGGAGGAGTTTCAAAAGTCGCTGAAGGATCAGGACTACACGATGGATGAGCTGAAGCACGATTTGCAGAAGAAAATCACCATCGATAAGTTGAAGAACAAGGAAATCACCGCCAAGATTTCGATCACCGATGCTCAAATCGCGGATTACTATCAGAAGAACAAAGCGAACTTCAATTTTCCCCCGGGATACCGTTTTGCCCACATCCTCATCGCGAACGCGCCTGATGAAGGAAAGCTGAAAGAGCTTTCCCAAGCGGTGCTCAGCCGCATCCGTTCAGGTGAGGAATTTACCACCGTGGCTCAGCAGCGGTCCGATGACTCCACGCCCAATTCCCCGGGCGGACAGATTACCTTTGTGTCCGATGCCGACCTGGCGAAGACCGATCCCGCATTCAAGGCCGCAATGACGGCGTTGAAGGTGGGCGAAACCTCCGATTTGATCAGGACAAAACAGGGTTACCTGATCATCAAGCTGTTCGAAATCGAAAAGGGAGGACAACACGATTTGTCGGATCCCCGGGTGACCACCTCTGTCCGAAATGACCTCTTCGAGCAGAAGGATCGCCTGCTCACGGATGCCTTCATCGAGGATACTCGGGACGAAGCGAAAATCACAAATTACTTCGCGAAACGTATTCTTGAGAATGCGTCAAAGACCTCCGCGCCTTCACCCGCCAAGTGA
- a CDS encoding ComF family protein → MQTPLWRATLSPILDSLFSVLLPAHCDLCHELITRAFDSTVCAQCWSTLRPLNDNVCSLCGDPIITSNVPPGWRCGRCRRGLYEFDFCRSYALYENRVREVLHRFKYGRRARLGARLAQLLSQIWAHYPLLQEAEVIVPMPLHRRREKERGFNQSGILAKCLSGMVGRPLAAKAVGRVRNTPSQTGLSHRQRRLNVAQCFEVRQPAAIQGKACLVVDDVFTTGATLNSLARVLKEEGAAKVFALTLARVSPLAAIGTAERAA, encoded by the coding sequence TTGCAAACCCCGCTTTGGAGGGCCACACTCTCCCCCATCCTCGATTCCCTCTTTTCGGTTCTACTCCCCGCACACTGCGACCTTTGTCACGAATTGATCACCCGGGCCTTTGACTCTACGGTCTGCGCTCAGTGCTGGTCGACCCTGCGACCGCTGAATGATAATGTCTGCTCCCTTTGTGGCGATCCCATCATCACATCGAATGTGCCTCCCGGGTGGCGCTGTGGCCGATGCCGCCGCGGCCTCTACGAGTTTGATTTTTGTCGCTCCTACGCGCTGTACGAGAACAGGGTGCGGGAAGTGTTGCATCGGTTTAAGTACGGCAGGCGGGCGAGATTGGGGGCGCGACTGGCGCAGTTGCTTTCACAAATCTGGGCTCACTATCCCCTCCTTCAAGAGGCTGAAGTGATCGTCCCAATGCCCCTTCACCGGCGACGGGAGAAAGAGCGGGGTTTCAATCAATCCGGAATTCTGGCAAAATGTCTGTCTGGAATGGTCGGAAGGCCGCTGGCAGCCAAGGCGGTAGGCCGGGTTCGAAATACCCCCTCGCAGACGGGCTTAAGCCATCGACAGCGCCGCCTGAATGTGGCGCAATGCTTTGAGGTCAGACAACCCGCAGCCATCCAGGGAAAGGCATGCCTGGTCGTGGACGACGTCTTTACGACCGGGGCCACATTGAACTCACTGGCCCGGGTCTTGAAGGAAGAGGGGGCCGCCAAGGTTTTCGCCCTGACGCTGGCCCGAGTTTCACCGCTCGCGGCGATCGGGACGGCAGAGAGGGCGGCATGA
- a CDS encoding transglutaminase-like domain-containing protein — protein MSLQQQNVVDSFRSIVSLDEGPIDLALAALTIAQSEYPALRIKDYLNRLDEMGVRASRRLPRECPHPVKVIEALNHFIFHENGFTGNEDDYYDPRNSYLNDVLDRKTGIPITLSLVYMELAQRVGLDMVGVGLPGHFVVKLGDPLTEIFIDPYHGGTFMTVDDCRTRWAEMSSGPGEFHPAFLHPVSKKQILFRLLNNLKHIFSRTGAAEKSLAIIELMLVISPESATEIRDLSLMHLQLKQYRKAAEGLRKCLALEPDGPDRDQLVFWLYSAENGMARMN, from the coding sequence ATGTCTCTTCAACAACAAAATGTGGTCGATTCGTTTCGATCCATAGTCTCCCTCGATGAAGGGCCGATCGACCTTGCGCTGGCAGCCCTGACGATCGCCCAGAGCGAGTATCCCGCACTGCGGATAAAGGACTATCTAAATCGCCTGGACGAGATGGGCGTTCGAGCCAGTCGCCGTCTTCCGCGTGAATGCCCCCACCCGGTGAAGGTCATCGAGGCCCTCAATCACTTTATCTTCCATGAGAATGGTTTCACGGGAAACGAGGACGATTACTATGACCCGAGGAACAGTTATCTGAACGACGTATTGGACCGGAAAACGGGAATTCCTATTACCCTTTCCCTGGTTTACATGGAGCTAGCACAGCGCGTCGGTTTGGATATGGTGGGCGTGGGTTTACCGGGCCATTTCGTGGTGAAACTTGGCGATCCCCTGACTGAGATCTTCATCGATCCCTACCATGGAGGAACATTCATGACCGTGGATGACTGCCGGACTCGTTGGGCGGAGATGTCCAGCGGACCCGGAGAGTTTCACCCCGCCTTTCTTCACCCGGTCAGCAAGAAGCAGATTCTCTTCCGGCTGCTCAACAACCTGAAACACATCTTTTCCCGCACCGGGGCCGCCGAGAAGTCGCTGGCGATCATCGAATTAATGCTTGTCATCTCCCCGGAGAGCGCTACCGAGATTCGCGATCTCTCTTTAATGCACCTCCAACTCAAACAGTACCGTAAGGCAGCGGAGGGCCTCCGAAAGTGTCTTGCGCTGGAACCGGATGGACCCGACCGGGACCAGTTGGTGTTCTGGTTGTATTCTGCGGAGAATGGAATGGCGCGCATGAATTAG
- a CDS encoding Xaa-Pro peptidase family protein, whose amino-acid sequence MCLDRRDFFKLSAGAFAWASMSGQFEASPLPQTAQDEIKNLKPMTTDVKGIDTEEYLARHERAREYMRESKIDAMYIAGGSSMRYFAGMEWGQSERTFGLIIPAKGEIAWVTPAFERARAEELIRFGKDIRSWQEDESPYALIVQILKERNASIGTLGIEEQVRFFQSDGISKAAPALRLVPCSSEVTARCRSVKSRHELELMTLANRITLKSFETAFKTLHEGMTPGELSSAIAAAHRALGAPGGALVLFGESSAFPHGSSAPQRLKPGDTVLADGGCRVEGYSSDITRTVVFGKPSDKQRTVWGIVQKAQQVALEAAKPGVECQAVDAAARKVIVDAGFGPGYKEFTHRVGHGIGLDGHEWFYLVNGNRRKIEAGMTFSDEPGIYLPGEFGIRLEDCMFVTAEGARMFTPPSPSLDHPFG is encoded by the coding sequence ATGTGCCTGGACCGTCGTGATTTCTTCAAGTTGAGTGCCGGCGCCTTCGCCTGGGCCTCGATGAGTGGTCAATTCGAAGCCTCCCCCTTGCCGCAGACTGCCCAAGATGAAATTAAGAATCTCAAGCCAATGACGACAGACGTCAAGGGTATTGATACGGAAGAGTATCTGGCTCGACACGAGCGGGCCCGGGAGTACATGCGTGAATCCAAGATCGACGCCATGTACATCGCCGGTGGATCTTCCATGCGCTACTTCGCCGGTATGGAATGGGGCCAAAGCGAACGCACGTTTGGATTGATCATCCCCGCCAAAGGGGAGATCGCATGGGTGACACCGGCATTTGAACGGGCGCGGGCTGAGGAGCTCATTCGATTTGGGAAGGACATCCGCTCCTGGCAGGAAGACGAATCTCCCTATGCGTTGATCGTGCAGATTTTGAAGGAACGGAATGCCTCGATCGGAACGCTTGGCATCGAAGAACAGGTGCGTTTTTTTCAGAGCGACGGGATATCGAAAGCAGCTCCGGCCCTTCGACTCGTCCCCTGTTCCTCCGAGGTGACGGCTCGATGCCGCAGTGTTAAGTCCCGGCATGAACTGGAGCTGATGACCCTGGCAAATCGGATCACATTGAAGTCATTTGAAACGGCATTCAAGACACTACATGAAGGCATGACGCCCGGCGAACTATCCTCCGCCATTGCGGCAGCTCATCGAGCCCTGGGCGCACCAGGAGGAGCATTAGTTCTGTTTGGTGAAAGCTCAGCTTTCCCCCACGGATCTTCAGCGCCCCAGAGGTTGAAGCCGGGGGATACGGTCCTGGCCGACGGCGGGTGTCGTGTCGAAGGCTATTCCTCGGACATCACCCGGACAGTGGTATTTGGTAAGCCCTCCGACAAGCAGAGAACAGTTTGGGGGATTGTCCAGAAGGCCCAACAGGTAGCCCTCGAGGCGGCCAAACCCGGTGTCGAATGTCAGGCCGTGGACGCCGCCGCCCGCAAAGTGATCGTGGATGCGGGATTCGGTCCGGGGTATAAGGAATTCACTCACCGCGTGGGACACGGCATCGGGCTGGATGGTCATGAGTGGTTCTACCTCGTCAACGGGAATCGGAGAAAGATCGAGGCAGGGATGACGTTCAGCGATGAACCCGGCATTTACCTGCCGGGCGAGTTTGGCATCCGACTCGAAGACTGTATGTTCGTGACCGCGGAAGGCGCCCGGATGTTTACACCCCCGAGCCCGTCCCTCGACCATCCCTTCGGTTAA
- a CDS encoding RidA family protein, whose amino-acid sequence MKEVIQTKNAPQAIGPYSQAIKVNGMVFASGQIPLDPQTQQMIEGDISTQTERVLRNLEGVLAAAGSGLDKVIKTTVFLADIGEFPKMNEVYGKFFRENRPARSTVGVARLPKDARVEIDVIALA is encoded by the coding sequence ATGAAAGAAGTTATCCAAACAAAGAACGCTCCTCAGGCGATCGGCCCCTATTCCCAGGCCATAAAAGTGAACGGGATGGTTTTCGCCTCCGGACAAATTCCATTGGATCCCCAAACGCAGCAGATGATCGAGGGGGACATCTCCACCCAGACCGAACGGGTGTTGCGAAACCTGGAAGGGGTCCTCGCAGCGGCGGGAAGCGGCCTGGATAAGGTCATCAAGACAACCGTTTTCCTGGCAGATATCGGTGAGTTTCCCAAGATGAATGAAGTCTACGGGAAGTTTTTCAGGGAGAATCGACCGGCTCGCTCAACCGTTGGAGTGGCCCGCCTTCCCAAGGATGCGCGCGTGGAGATTGATGTCATTGCGTTGGCCTGA
- a CDS encoding HNH endonuclease, translated as MHTPVLVLNATYEPINICAARRALVLVLKGVARAEEEHPRFIKSPTFSIRVPSVIRLLEFRHIPRQSRALSRKNILLRDRNTCQYCGGVFPPNELTLDHVIPRSRGGASTWENLVACCKGCNHKKGNSTPAESSLHLFREPRSFNLHTSRQLMRMIGPSDEHWRKYLFY; from the coding sequence ATGCACACCCCTGTTCTGGTCCTGAATGCCACCTATGAACCCATCAATATCTGCGCCGCCCGGCGAGCGCTGGTGCTCGTCTTAAAAGGCGTGGCTCGAGCCGAGGAGGAACACCCTCGATTCATCAAATCTCCAACCTTCAGTATCCGGGTTCCTTCTGTCATCCGGTTGTTGGAGTTTCGTCACATCCCCCGTCAGTCGCGCGCCTTGTCAAGAAAGAACATCCTGCTGCGCGACCGGAACACCTGCCAATACTGTGGAGGCGTGTTTCCACCCAACGAACTGACTCTCGACCATGTGATCCCCCGATCGCGAGGCGGTGCGTCCACCTGGGAGAACCTGGTCGCCTGCTGCAAGGGATGCAATCATAAGAAAGGCAACTCAACCCCCGCGGAATCAAGCCTCCATCTGTTTCGTGAACCCCGCTCCTTTAATCTCCACACGAGCCGCCAGCTGATGCGAATGATCGGTCCTTCGGATGAGCATTGGAGAAAATACCTGTTCTATTGA
- the rpmB gene encoding 50S ribosomal protein L28 — protein MARVCDICGKKPVSGHRVSHAHNLTNRRWLPNLHRVHAVVNGARTTVRACTRCIRSNRVVKAA, from the coding sequence ATGGCCAGAGTTTGTGATATCTGCGGCAAGAAACCCGTGTCCGGGCATCGGGTCAGTCATGCCCACAATCTGACGAATCGACGGTGGTTGCCAAATCTGCACCGGGTCCACGCTGTTGTTAACGGGGCCCGTACCACGGTCCGGGCCTGCACCCGATGTATCCGCTCCAACCGTGTAGTCAAAGCAGCCTGA
- a CDS encoding B12-binding domain-containing radical SAM protein has protein sequence MDRKTGKSNGSGVPRETVGDKSPQALQSSAPVDGGKLIVLTAPLSETIDHAGYFIQMMMASLPIWMERFLNDKYPHWREVEHNEDGSARTMPAGVRLVEAALLRSYRPEDVVACYPDDLEKFIGPNTRVVAVSTHNPLGVTFAAGVYTSMFGSSKMPINSHYARALFAKIKGNPYRGHFKVIVGGSGGWQIVKTDSYEDLGVDCVIEGRSESMDTMELFRKALRGDPLPRQIEVAHPRGRDEILAPDKRTTFGVVEMTTGCGRRCQFCVPDLNPQIDVPKANLLKAVRANVRNGNKQISLATEDMFIWGQVHTDTPFYFPNREALVSLYRDVVNTPGVEYHLLSHSTIAPAVVDPILINELSNLLLPKSPIHFPYLSSHPQKKALIPLIGLETGSVRMAKQIMPSKAVPFAIEDWPSIILEGLRILNENNWFPAMTLIVGNPGETDDDVKATLDLVYEMERRHVFAFLIPSIFTPLHDTRMADKQGVTETRQLSPLQWQLMMKCWKMNVRPGNYSWWAPTAWRLGALIMWLVKLRRLNGPNFKYPLFMFAGAIPEKILERMGKIYIGRPLKTKTRKELIASVRPSLWRYFRPDNGDLPDGYYEVKPDVVPLETLPGLPLMTGYESHLSEDQPPASE, from the coding sequence ATGGATCGAAAGACTGGGAAGAGCAACGGAAGTGGCGTGCCACGCGAAACGGTCGGGGACAAATCGCCGCAGGCCCTTCAATCATCGGCCCCGGTTGATGGAGGGAAGCTGATTGTCCTGACAGCACCCCTGTCTGAGACCATTGACCATGCCGGCTACTTTATTCAGATGATGATGGCATCCTTACCCATCTGGATGGAGCGGTTCCTCAACGACAAATATCCCCATTGGCGCGAGGTGGAGCACAACGAAGATGGATCCGCCCGAACTATGCCTGCAGGCGTAAGGCTGGTGGAGGCCGCATTGCTCCGCAGCTACCGCCCGGAGGATGTGGTCGCATGCTACCCTGACGATCTGGAAAAATTCATCGGCCCGAACACCCGTGTCGTCGCGGTCTCCACGCACAATCCCCTGGGAGTGACCTTTGCAGCCGGGGTTTATACCTCCATGTTCGGATCCTCAAAGATGCCCATCAACTCCCACTATGCGCGAGCCCTTTTTGCGAAGATCAAGGGAAACCCCTATCGAGGCCACTTCAAGGTCATTGTGGGCGGATCGGGCGGTTGGCAAATCGTAAAGACCGATTCCTACGAGGACCTGGGGGTGGACTGCGTTATCGAAGGGCGCAGCGAATCGATGGACACAATGGAGTTGTTCCGAAAGGCTTTGCGCGGAGATCCCCTCCCCCGACAAATCGAGGTCGCACATCCGAGAGGACGCGATGAAATTCTCGCTCCGGACAAACGGACGACTTTTGGTGTGGTCGAGATGACCACCGGCTGCGGCCGAAGATGCCAGTTCTGTGTCCCCGATCTCAATCCGCAGATAGATGTTCCCAAGGCGAATCTCCTGAAAGCAGTCCGGGCAAATGTCCGCAACGGGAACAAGCAGATTTCGCTCGCCACCGAGGATATGTTCATCTGGGGGCAGGTTCACACGGATACCCCGTTTTACTTCCCGAATCGGGAAGCCCTGGTCAGCCTCTATCGCGATGTCGTCAACACGCCTGGGGTCGAGTATCATCTGCTGAGTCATAGCACCATTGCCCCGGCGGTTGTCGATCCGATCCTGATCAATGAACTGTCGAATCTCCTGCTCCCCAAGAGCCCCATCCATTTCCCGTACCTCAGCAGCCATCCTCAGAAGAAGGCATTGATCCCCTTGATTGGGCTGGAGACAGGGTCAGTTCGCATGGCAAAACAGATCATGCCGAGCAAGGCCGTCCCTTTTGCCATTGAGGACTGGCCGAGCATTATCCTGGAAGGACTTCGGATCTTGAACGAGAACAACTGGTTTCCGGCCATGACCTTAATCGTGGGTAACCCGGGGGAAACGGACGATGATGTCAAAGCAACGCTCGACCTGGTTTACGAGATGGAGCGACGCCACGTCTTTGCCTTTCTCATCCCCTCGATCTTTACCCCGTTGCATGACACCCGGATGGCAGATAAGCAAGGCGTGACTGAAACACGTCAGCTTTCACCCCTGCAATGGCAGCTCATGATGAAGTGCTGGAAGATGAACGTACGGCCGGGCAATTACAGTTGGTGGGCCCCTACGGCATGGCGCCTCGGTGCGCTGATCATGTGGCTAGTCAAATTGAGGAGGTTGAACGGGCCGAATTTCAAATATCCTTTGTTCATGTTTGCCGGCGCCATCCCGGAAAAGATCCTGGAGCGGATGGGCAAAATCTACATCGGAAGGCCGCTCAAAACCAAAACGAGAAAAGAGCTGATCGCATCCGTGCGTCCCAGCCTTTGGCGGTATTTTCGTCCCGACAATGGCGATCTCCCTGATGGCTACTACGAGGTCAAGCCGGATGTTGTGCCTTTGGAGACGCTTCCCGGCCTCCCGCTGATGACCGGCTATGAATCTCACCTTTCAGAGGATCAACCGCCGGCCAGTGAATAA
- a CDS encoding thioredoxin family protein yields MAIENDFITSDMVEVNEYPDLVRRYQVRGVPKTVVNDTVEFVGALPEAEFVAQVLKGISPTSLEIR; encoded by the coding sequence ATGGCTATCGAGAACGATTTCATCACCTCAGACATGGTGGAAGTGAACGAATATCCGGATCTGGTCCGCAGGTATCAGGTTCGAGGAGTTCCAAAAACCGTGGTGAACGATACCGTTGAGTTTGTTGGCGCTCTTCCGGAAGCGGAGTTTGTCGCGCAGGTCTTGAAGGGCATATCCCCCACCAGCTTGGAAATCAGGTAG
- a CDS encoding TraR/DksA family transcriptional regulator — MEKKRLEYYKKKLETKYSELTQTVSKVEHYGREVDEEPSQDIADKASNSYEKEFLFSLTNNDRYVLQLVQEALGRIREGSYGHCIVCEEEVQQKRLEAVPWARHCIECQEKQEQGLLN; from the coding sequence ATGGAAAAGAAGCGTCTCGAGTATTACAAGAAGAAACTTGAAACCAAGTATTCAGAGCTGACCCAAACCGTCTCGAAAGTGGAGCATTACGGACGAGAAGTGGATGAAGAACCGAGCCAGGATATTGCTGACAAGGCATCCAATTCGTACGAGAAGGAATTTCTATTTAGTTTGACAAACAATGATCGTTACGTCCTCCAGCTTGTCCAGGAGGCGCTCGGGCGGATCCGCGAAGGATCCTACGGCCACTGCATTGTTTGTGAAGAGGAAGTGCAACAGAAACGCCTTGAGGCGGTCCCGTGGGCGCGTCACTGCATTGAATGTCAGGAAAAGCAGGAACAGGGACTCTTGAATTAA